The Chryseobacterium glaciei DNA window AAAGATGATGAATTTTCGATTCGCAATAACCATTCTATCTATATTCTTCTTAAGCATTTTTATTAAAGCTCAATACACGATGCATAAAATGCTTACAGTAGGATATACTTACCAAAACCAGAGCTTTGGAGAACTAGGAGGTAAATTGCTTTTCCTGAAAAATGATGATGTTATTTACAGGTTGGGAGCTTCTGCCTTGATGGGATCTACTCATTCTGAATTTGCCATAATGCCGAAATTGCAGGCGGATGTTTTATTAAACTTTCAAAAAGATGTAGATTTCTATCATTCTTACTACTTTTTAATCGGAGCGGAGGGAACAAATAAGTACGTTGCGCCGAAAATTGGAGTCACTCTTTTCGGAATTTTGGATCTTACGGGAGGTTATGCATTCCCAATTGGCAATTTAAACGGCAAAGAAATGAAAGGTCTGAATGTTAATTTTACACTAAATATCCCTACTGTATTCATTCATGACATGTTTAAGTGATTTTTTTTAGATTTTTCTTGTAAAAATTTAATAATAGCTTAACAGTTATTAAAAAATTATTATATTTACATCAAGAAAAATTGTACCGCCTATTGATTCTACTTTACTCTAGAAAACTGTTTTGTATTTACGGCTAAAACCAGATTAATTATCTGGAAGAAAGTTTGTCTACAAATTTTTTTATTATTGAGAAGAGTTATGAAATCAAAATCGGATAGTTTATTAATTTCCCTTTACCAGGAAGGAGACGAGTCGGCATTATCTACGCTTATTCACCGTCACCAAAGAGAGCTTTTTACATTCATTTTTTATAAAATTAATGATGAGGATCTAGCTAATGATGTTTTTCAGGATACTTTCATGAAAATCATTCTAATGCTGAAAGAAGGCCGTTACAACGAAGAAGGAAAATTCATCCTTTGGGCAAAAAGAATTGCCTACAATCTTATTATAGACCATTTCAGACTAAAATCTAAGAACATCAAAGTTTCAGAAACTACTTTTGAGACCGACGAATATTCTATTTTTGATCTTATCAGAGAACCTTCTGAAAATATTGAAGATCAATTGGTTACTAATCAAATTCAGGAAGACTTGTTGAGAATGTTACAATTTTTACCTCAAAATCAACAGGAGGTAATTAAATTAAGATTTTTTGACGGATTAAGCTTTAAAGAAATCGCAGATCATACGGATATGAGCATCAATACCACGTTGGGAAGAGTACGCTATGCTTTAATAAACCTGAGAAAAATCATGGATGAGAATAATATCATCCTAACGAGATAATAATTCTTAAAAATTCTCGTTTTAAGGAAAAACATTTATCGCCTATGAGAAAAAATGATTCCTTAAAAGTGAAAGCTTTGAAACCTAAAAAAGAAACAATTGATTTCTTACTCAATTTTTCTAAAAATATTGATGTAATTAAAACTAAGAGTAAGAATTATCCGATCTCTAAAAATTAAAAGTATTAATTTTGTGCTGTATGAAAATTCAGCACATTTTTTTTGATCTCGACAATACGCTTTGGGATCACCGTAAGAACGCCTATCTTACCATCAAAACACTCTTTGAAGCACAGGAAATAACTTTAAAATACAATATTGATTTTGAAGAATTTCATGCTGTTTATCATGAGATCAATGAAAAACTTTGGGAAGATATAAGAGACGGACTCATCGGAAAAGAATATTTGAGAGAGCATCGTTTTTATGATACTTTCAAACATTTTGGAGTTGAGAATAAAGAACTTTCCATGTATTTTGAGGAGCATTTTTTAGATAAAATTCTCAATCATAATGAATTGGTAGAAGGTGCAGAGTATATCTTGGAATACTTAAAATCTAAACATTATACGCTTCATATTATCTCCAACGGCTTCAAGGAAGTCACCGAAAGAAAATGTATTCTGTCGGGTATTGCACATTATTTCCATACCATTACAAGCGCCGATTCTGTTGGTGTAAGAAAACCTAATCCTGAAATTTTCGAATATTCTTTAGGCTTATCAAATGCTAAAAAAGAAGAAAGTATTTTGATAGGTGACGATTGGATTGCCGATGTTGTAGGATCTCAAAACTTTGGAATTGATGTTATTTTCTTTGATGTTTATAGAGAGAATAAACAAGAAGAAGGTTTGAAGGCTATCACGCATCTTTTACAAATCAAAGAATATTTATAAAAAACGGCTTTTGTGATTGATAAAATTGATCTGTATATTCAAAATGGTGTAGTTAGATAAGAGAGAAATTGACTTTTTTGACGATGTTAAAAATGATCCCAGATCACGAATCTAAAGTTTTGAGAATTTTATCTTTAAGACAATTATAAAGCAATATCCAAGATGGAATATTACTTATGAGTTTGATGATGAGATACATTATTTTATTGTTTAGAAAAATTAATCCTCAATTAAAATTACAAAAAACAAAAGCCTTTCACATTGAAAGGCTTTCTTATATTTAAAAAGTTTGAATTAAATTCCTAAACTTTCTCTTACTCTTTTGATGGTTTCAGTAGCGATTGCTCTTGTTTTTCCTGCACCTTCCTGAAGTTTTGTTTCTAATTCATCAAGATTGTTCATGTAATAAGAGAATAACTCTCTTTCTTTCTCAAATCTTTCTAAAATCAAATCCAAAAGTTCTTTTTTTGCGTGTCCGTAACCAAAATTTCCGGCTAAATATTTAGCTCTTAATTCTTCGGTTTGTTCAGGTGTTGCAACCAATTGATAAATAGCAAATGTTTTATCTGTTTCCGGATCTTTTGGTTCTTCTAATGATTTTGAATCTGACTCAATGCTCATCACCTGTTTTTTCAATTCCTTTTCAGGCAAGAAAATATTGATGATGTTTCCTCTTGATTTAGACATTTTATGTCCGTCAACTCCGGGAACATATTTTGTGTCTTCCTGAAGCTCAGATTGTGGCAAAACTAGAACTTCACCCATCTGATTATTAAATCTCGAAGCTACATCACGGGCAATTTCTAAATGTTGAAGCTGATCTTTTCCTACAGGTACAATCTCTGCATCATATAATAAAATATCGGCAGCCATCAAAATTGGATACGTAAACAAACCTGCATTTACGTCCTGTAATCTGTCTGCTTTATCTTTAAATGAATGTGCCAAAGTCAATCTCTGATAAGGAAAAAAACATGATAAATGCCAAGATAATTCACAGGTTTCAGGGATGTCACTCTGTCTGTAAAAGAATGTTTTTTCGGTATCTAGTCCACAAGCAAGCCAAGCCGCAGCTATTTCGTAGGTGTTTTGTTTCAATTCTTTCGCGTCTTTAATCTGCGTTAATGAATGCAGATTTGCGATGAATAAAAATGATTCATTTCCTTCCTGTTTTGATAGCTCAACAGCAGGAATAATAGCACCCAACAAGTTTCCAAGGTGTGGTGTTCCGGTGGCTTGTATGCCGGTAAGAATTCTTGACATTTGTTTAAATTATTTATAAAAATTAATGAATTGCAAACTTACGAGAATCCGTTTAAAGTACAATAAAAGTTGTACCACTGATTTCACAGATTTACACGGATGTTTGCGTTTTATTTTTGAATTTAAACGCAAAGATTTAATTATTAGATTTATTATTTTAGAAAAGCAAAGGCAAATAAATTTACTGCGCGAAGCTTGAAAACAGAGCTTCATCAAATCAACTTGTTGATTAATTTTTTGCTCACTTAGAAAATTAATTGTCATCAAATTAAAAACTTTGCGTCAAAAATCTGCACAATCTGAATAATCTGTGAAAGAAAAAAATATTAAGGAATCAAAATCTTTTCTCCTCCAAATTTTGGTTCAACTCCAAAAATAAGATCCCAATATGCTTTGGCTTTAGCTAAATATTCTCTCATATTAGTTTTAAAACCAGCATATTTATTAACATCTTTAGCGTTGTACCCGTATGCTTCAATTCCGTTTTTCTTGGCTAGAAACACTGCTCTTTCGTTGTGAAACTTTTGTGAAATAATAACCAATTTCGTTTGACCAAAAATTTCTTTAGCCCTAACAACAGAATCCAATGTTCTGAAACCGGCATGATCCAAGAAAATCCTGTCTTGTGGAATTCCGTATTTCATTAAGGTTAATAACATATCTTCTGGCTCGTTGTAATCTTTTGTGCTGTTATCTCCACTTACGATGATGTATTTTATCTTTCCGCTTTTGTAAAGATCTATTGCTGCTTGTATTCTATTGTAGAAATAGGCGTTGGGAAGTCCGCTGTTTAAATTTTTGCTTGTTCCTAAAAGTAAAGCTGTTTTTGTTTCGGGAACATCAGAGATATTGTAGGATACGGACGCATCACTTTCTTTTTTGATGCTGTAATTCGCCCAAGCGATAAAAATAAATCCTGCAACAATAAGAAGCAGGAATATTTTAAATGTAGTTTTTATTAGTTTTTTCATCGAGTGTAAAATCTTTTAAAATTCCAGACCGTTCGGGAAAGCTTTTTTTCTGAAAACCAGTAATAAAACTGCTCCTACCGTAATGGCTGAATCTGCAAC harbors:
- a CDS encoding RNA polymerase sigma factor translates to MKSKSDSLLISLYQEGDESALSTLIHRHQRELFTFIFYKINDEDLANDVFQDTFMKIILMLKEGRYNEEGKFILWAKRIAYNLIIDHFRLKSKNIKVSETTFETDEYSIFDLIREPSENIEDQLVTNQIQEDLLRMLQFLPQNQQEVIKLRFFDGLSFKEIADHTDMSINTTLGRVRYALINLRKIMDENNIILTR
- a CDS encoding YjjG family noncanonical pyrimidine nucleotidase, giving the protein MKIQHIFFDLDNTLWDHRKNAYLTIKTLFEAQEITLKYNIDFEEFHAVYHEINEKLWEDIRDGLIGKEYLREHRFYDTFKHFGVENKELSMYFEEHFLDKILNHNELVEGAEYILEYLKSKHYTLHIISNGFKEVTERKCILSGIAHYFHTITSADSVGVRKPNPEIFEYSLGLSNAKKEESILIGDDWIADVVGSQNFGIDVIFFDVYRENKQEEGLKAITHLLQIKEYL
- the trpS gene encoding tryptophan--tRNA ligase gives rise to the protein MSRILTGIQATGTPHLGNLLGAIIPAVELSKQEGNESFLFIANLHSLTQIKDAKELKQNTYEIAAAWLACGLDTEKTFFYRQSDIPETCELSWHLSCFFPYQRLTLAHSFKDKADRLQDVNAGLFTYPILMAADILLYDAEIVPVGKDQLQHLEIARDVASRFNNQMGEVLVLPQSELQEDTKYVPGVDGHKMSKSRGNIINIFLPEKELKKQVMSIESDSKSLEEPKDPETDKTFAIYQLVATPEQTEELRAKYLAGNFGYGHAKKELLDLILERFEKERELFSYYMNNLDELETKLQEGAGKTRAIATETIKRVRESLGI
- a CDS encoding SanA/YdcF family protein — its product is MKKLIKTTFKIFLLLIVAGFIFIAWANYSIKKESDASVSYNISDVPETKTALLLGTSKNLNSGLPNAYFYNRIQAAIDLYKSGKIKYIIVSGDNSTKDYNEPEDMLLTLMKYGIPQDRIFLDHAGFRTLDSVVRAKEIFGQTKLVIISQKFHNERAVFLAKKNGIEAYGYNAKDVNKYAGFKTNMREYLAKAKAYWDLIFGVEPKFGGEKILIP